Below is a genomic region from Leptospirales bacterium.
TCAAGGATCAAACCGCCAGCTACGGATTCAACTGCATTGCGCGCCACAGAGCAACAGGGGAGAATGGCGCCAGCTCGAACAAACAGCGGATAGTAGCCTGGTCGCACCGAAAGTTCAAGGACCTGCGCGCCTGCATAGCGCTCCATTGATTCAAACTCATACCATTCGCCTGGCGGCAGAGCTACGCGGCGCAGCCGGGCGCCCTTCTCCAGCACGGGCGCTGCAAGCAAGTCCGTGCCGAGCATGAATTGCGTATCGGCCTCCGTATCGCGCATTTCTGGATAATGGTAGAAGAGCGGGCGAACCAACGGCGCCCCGCTAAGATGCATCTCCCAGGCCAGAGAATAGATGTACGGCAACAGTCGGTAACGACGGTGCATGTGTTTGCGTGAATTCTCCAGAACGTCCGGGCCAAAGCTCCAGGGCTCCTGAGCGTGCGAGTAAAGTGCAGTATGGACTCGAAAGAACGGCATCAGGGCGCCAAGCTCCATCCAGCGACTGAAGAGCTCTGGATTCTTAATCAGCTTAATCGCTTTGAGGACTCCCTGAAAGGGATGCCCGCCGGAAAACCCGCCAACGTCTGCGCCACAAAAGGGGGCGCCGGAGAGGCCAAGGTTCACGATCATGTTCAGATTCTGGCGAAGGTGATCCCAGCTGGAATGATTGTCGCCAGTCCAAACGGCCGCATATTTCTGAATGCCAGTAAAAGCAGAACGCGTCAGTACAAAGGGACGCAGTCCCGTATGGCGGGCAAAGGATTCATTGGTTGCCTGACATTCAAGGTTCGCATAGGTATTACGCACAAGCGACTGACCGTCGGCCTGCAGCACGTCCTGATGGAGTGGATCGTATTTCTTTCCCATCCAGAGCACGGGATCATTCATGTCGTTCCAGATCCCGCTGACTCCCGCCGCAAACAACGCACCGTGTTCTTCGGACCACCAACGGCGAACCGCAGGCTGCGTGAAATCGGGGAACGCTGTCCTGCCGGGCCAAACCTTGCCTATGAATGGCGTCTGTTCGCTGCTCAAACAGAAGGCGCCGGCCTCCGCGCCGCGTTGGTAGACGCCATAGTCCGACTGCTGGGCGACGCCCGGATCAACAATGGCCACTGTACGTACGCCCATTTCGCTCAACTTGCGGTGCATCTCGACCGGATCCGGAAAGTTGCGCGGGTGCCAGGTGAACACGCGGTAGCGATCCATATAGTCAATGTCCAGATGTATCGCATCCAGCGGCAGCTGCAGTTCGCGAAACCTGCGGGCAATTTGCAAAACCCTTTCCGCGCTACGATAGGACCATCGTGATTGGTGAAAACCGAGCGACCAGAGGGGCGGCAAGAAGGGCTTTCCGCTCAATTCTGCCACACGCTGCACAATGGAGGGCAACTCGCCTTCGATGACAAAAAAATCAAAACCGGCAAGCGCTGGCGGCTGCAGGGGTTGCAGATAGATGCCAGGCCCATCTGGATGAGCCGGATCGCTGCGTACTTGAACCTGCGATGGCGTAGTCAGGTTCAGAAGCACGCACAGGAAGCTGTTGTCTTTGCGGCGAATTAGAAAAATCGGAAAAGAACTGTAGGACGCGCCTTTGATACTGTAGAACAGCGTATCCAGATTCAACAATTGAAAACTCTGTTCATTGCGCAACAAGGCGCCGGTCGCAGCGCCAAACCCATGAACCCGGTCGTGTTCATGGAGCCGAACGCTGAAACTTGCCGGCTGATAGGCGCCTGTCTGCAGGCTGCCCGCCAGCAGTTCTCCCCGGTTGCCGAGAATGGAAAATAGTCCAGTCGCCGGATCACATAGAAAGCGCATCGACTTACGACGCGCTCGAAACATGCCCTGGCTGTCGCGATGAACCGCCAGTCGATCGACTCGCAGCTGCGAATTCAGAAAATCGACTGGCGGAAATCGATCGAGAGTTTCAGCGACGACGGAGATTCGGTAGACTCGCTCCGCATATACTCCGACCAGAACTGACAATGCTTGCATGGCGAGCTGCAAGCGCACTGCGGCGGGCCAGAGTCCTGGGGGCAACCAATTTGAACTGCCTCAATCCGGAAAAACGGAGTCGCCCTGCAGACCGATCGACGGAGGTTTGTAGAATGACCGGGCAGGACAGGCTGGTAATCATCCCGGCGCACAACGAGGAACAGACCATTCGCGAAGTGGTTGAGCGCAGCCTCGCCTACGCTGACGTCTCTGTTACGGACGATGGCAGTCGAGATCAGACGGGGCGGATACTTGCAGAATTGCAGGCCGAATGCCGGGCCGGCAAACATCCCAATGCCCTCCATGTCATCATTCACGAGAAGGCGACGCATATTCCGCAAGGTCTCCAAGATGGCTTTCGCTGGGGGGTGGCCCAGAACTATCGCTGGTTTGTTACTATGGATGCGGGACTCTCGCATGATCCAGATGCCCTCCCCGGTTTCTTTGACTACTCGGACGAATTCGATGTTGTAATCGGGCAACGTGCACAGCTCGAAAATGTGCCAGCCTATCGCCGTCTGATCAGCTGGTCCGCAGCCCGGATCGTCAACTATGCGCTGACTGATTCCTTACTGGCCTTTCGCGGCCCCGGTCTGCGCGATTGCACCAGCGGCTTTCGCCGTTATTCGCGCCGCGCAGCAGAGACGATTGCTGACGCTCTGCTGCAATCGAAGGCCTTTGATTTTCATATGGAAGCGCTGGCACTTTGCGTGCGAGCAGGTCTGACGGCCGGCGAGCATCCTATCCGCTATGTATTCTCCAATTCTTCTTTCAACAGCCGCGTTTTGCGGCAGGCCATGAAGTTCGGACTGCATCTTCTGGCCACCAAAGGCCGCCGGACAGCGCCTGGCAAAGCATGAGCCTGGCCGACTACCAGCGTCGCTTACGCCGCATCGGCGCCAGACTATCGGCCTGGCCGGCGCCGCGCTGGGGGATTTGCCTGCTGGTCTTCTATGGCGTCCTGGCCACAGCTCAAATTGCACGCTATCATTTCAATCCAGGCGCTCTGTTGCACTTCGGCCACTACTATGTTTCCCAGAATGAGGCAATTACTCCGCCCGGCGCCACGCGCTTCATCGGCAATGAGGCCAATGGCGGAAATGGCTACGACGGGCAGATATTCTATTACTATGCGCGCACTCTGCTGATATCAGGAAAGTGGCCCAATGGTTTTAGTTTCGCCTATCGCGCGCCTCGAGTCGGCTATCCGTTGCTTGCAGCGCCGTTTGCTTTGCTCGCCCCGCTTTCGGAATCGCTGGCATCCTGGGCTACAGCCCTGGCCTTGCCCTTGATCCAGGCGCTTTTGCTCTCTGCAGCCGCCAGCAGCCTGTGCCGCATGCTCCCCGCGGATCAACGCTGGAGCGCTTTGTTATTCATTCTGTCTCCCTTTTTGCTGCTTTCTTTTCTGCTTTCGGTCAGCGATGGCGTTGCAGTCTCCATGAGCCTGCTTGGTTTCGCCGCCTACCGACGGGCGCTTGGTTGGCCGCTGCAAACGCAGCGGCCCTTTGAGTTTTGGCCGCGCCAGCTGCCGGCGGCGAGGCTGTTACTCAGCTGGCTGTGTTTCTCACTGGCCATTCTGGCTAAGGAATCGGCGCTCTTTTTTCTTTTTCCCCTTGGGCTTGCCGCGCTGTGGAGCCGGCGAACAGCCGCCATGGCGCCTGTTGCACTGGCCCTCGCGCCGGCGCTGCTATGGCAACTGTACCTGCGTTCGGTGCAGGGGATGGCGCCGGCCGGCATCCTCGCGATATTTCTGGCGCCCCTGGACGGAATGCGCGGCATGCTTGCCGAATCGAGCGACCTGCTATGCACCTTCTTTAGCCACCCTGGATCAGAGGAAGCTCTAGCACTGGCAAAGCAATCAGCAAAATGGTTATTGTTTCTATATTTTCTAACTTCGCTGCTGGCGGCTCTTAGCGGTCGCTGGAAAGAAGGCTGGCCTTTTCGACTGGCCTTGCTCTTCACATTGCTGAGCATCGCCATCGCTGATTACTACTATTTCTGGAGCGTTTTTGACAACGTCGCACGGATGTTTGCTTTTACCACGCCGGCCTTGTTGCTTCTGGCGGCAGAGTCGCCACGATCGCGGACGCGGCCGGCGATGGTGATTCTTGGCGTTCTAAGTGTATTCGTAGCGCTGCGCGTTGCCGTGCTGAGCCCCAGGCTGCCGGCGGACGCTTTTGAGCCGTACGCAGGGCCCGGCTACGCAGCCCAGCGCCATCTGCCGCCTGGCGCCTGGTAGCGGCGCTGAACCGGCAGGCGCAAACCTGTCGCCACTGGGCCAGCGAACTGCCTGCAAACAGAAATCCATCTCGTACAGTGTCGCCTTTTTTGGTTGCGAAAGCTTGCGCCGACCCCCTACACTGTGCAGTGCCTCGCTGGCTTCGCGATCTGGTAAGCGCTGTTCTCTGGCGCGGAACC
It encodes:
- a CDS encoding glycosyltransferase, producing MTGQDRLVIIPAHNEEQTIREVVERSLAYADVSVTDDGSRDQTGRILAELQAECRAGKHPNALHVIIHEKATHIPQGLQDGFRWGVAQNYRWFVTMDAGLSHDPDALPGFFDYSDEFDVVIGQRAQLENVPAYRRLISWSAARIVNYALTDSLLAFRGPGLRDCTSGFRRYSRRAAETIADALLQSKAFDFHMEALALCVRAGLTAGEHPIRYVFSNSSFNSRVLRQAMKFGLHLLATKGRRTAPGKA